CCCCGGGCATCGGCATCCGCGTCTTTATCACCCAGCCTGGCACCCAGTACGCCGAAACCTGCATTGCCTACTGCAAGCCGGGGGAAGAAAAACCCGAAGATACGGCGCTGGGGCTGAAGAGCTTCACCGCGTACATCGATTCGTTCAGCGAAGCGTTTCTCGATGATGCCGTTGTCGACTACGCTACCGATCGCATGGGTGGTCAGTTGACCATCAAGGCGCCCAACGCCAAAGTGCCGATGGTCAATGCCGACAGCCCGGTCAACGAGCGCATCAATTACTACCTGCAAACCGAGATCAACCCGGGGCTGGCCAGCCACGGCGGCCAGGTCAGCCTGATCGATGTGGTTGAA
This genomic interval from Pseudomonas koreensis contains the following:
- the nfuA gene encoding Fe-S biogenesis protein NfuA, with the protein product MTAITITDAAHDYLADLLSKQNTPGIGIRVFITQPGTQYAETCIAYCKPGEEKPEDTALGLKSFTAYIDSFSEAFLDDAVVDYATDRMGGQLTIKAPNAKVPMVNADSPVNERINYYLQTEINPGLASHGGQVSLIDVVEDGIAVLQFGGGCQGCGQADVTLKEGIERTLLERIPELKGVRDVTDHTQKENAYY